A region of Thermovibrio ammonificans HB-1 DNA encodes the following proteins:
- the gatB gene encoding Asp-tRNA(Asn)/Glu-tRNA(Gln) amidotransferase subunit GatB gives MEFEAVIGLEVHAQLLTKTKIFCSCKNEFGAPPNTNVCPVCLGMPGALPVLNKRAVEFAVKAALALNCKINTYSVFARKHYFYPDLPKAYQITQYELPFAENGWVEIEKSDGTKKRIRIRRIHMEEDAGKTIHGEGFDNNSYVDLNRAGTPLIEIVSEPDISTPEEARLYMQKLRDILVWIGVNDGNLEEGSLRCDANVSIRPKGSKELGTRTEIKNVNSFRFIQKALEYEIERQIKVVKSGGEIVQETRLFDSQKGITKTMRTKEEAEDYRYFPEPDLPPLIIDKEWLDAIRESLPELPDQVKERFVSDYGLTPYDASVLVRDRALATFFEEAAKAYSGEPKKVANILISDLLGALNEAKLDIADSPVKPEHLAQLLELVDREVISLRVAKEEVIPEMVKSGKEPKLIVEEKGLVQISDESALTEVIKKVFANNEKAVKQYKEGNEKQKKKAVKFLIGQVMKETRGKANPKLLNELIPKLLEQE, from the coding sequence ATGGAGTTTGAAGCCGTTATAGGCCTTGAAGTTCACGCTCAACTCTTGACTAAAACCAAGATATTCTGCAGCTGTAAAAACGAGTTCGGGGCACCCCCTAATACGAATGTCTGTCCGGTTTGTCTGGGTATGCCCGGAGCCCTTCCGGTTCTCAACAAGAGGGCCGTAGAGTTTGCAGTGAAGGCGGCACTCGCTTTGAACTGTAAGATAAACACCTACTCGGTGTTTGCCCGTAAACACTACTTCTACCCCGACCTTCCGAAAGCCTACCAGATAACCCAGTACGAGCTTCCCTTCGCCGAAAACGGCTGGGTAGAGATAGAAAAGAGCGACGGCACGAAGAAGAGAATCAGAATCAGGCGCATCCACATGGAGGAGGACGCCGGAAAGACGATTCACGGGGAGGGCTTCGACAATAACTCTTACGTAGACCTCAACAGGGCCGGAACGCCCCTGATAGAGATAGTCTCTGAGCCGGATATCTCCACGCCTGAAGAGGCCAGGCTTTACATGCAGAAGCTCCGGGACATTTTGGTGTGGATAGGCGTTAACGACGGCAACCTTGAGGAGGGCTCTTTAAGGTGCGACGCAAACGTTTCGATTCGCCCCAAGGGCTCCAAGGAGCTCGGGACGAGAACCGAGATTAAGAACGTAAACTCCTTCCGCTTCATCCAGAAGGCCCTCGAGTACGAGATTGAGAGGCAGATAAAGGTAGTTAAGAGCGGTGGTGAGATTGTTCAGGAGACCCGCCTCTTCGACTCCCAAAAGGGTATAACCAAAACCATGAGGACGAAGGAGGAGGCCGAAGACTACCGCTACTTCCCCGAGCCCGACCTGCCTCCCCTCATAATCGACAAGGAGTGGCTTGACGCCATAAGGGAGAGCCTGCCCGAGCTTCCCGACCAGGTTAAGGAGCGTTTCGTTTCCGACTACGGCCTTACCCCCTACGATGCAAGCGTTCTCGTTAGAGACAGGGCCCTTGCAACCTTCTTTGAAGAGGCGGCCAAGGCCTACTCCGGTGAGCCCAAGAAGGTGGCAAACATCCTCATTTCCGACCTGTTGGGAGCTTTAAACGAGGCAAAGCTCGACATAGCCGACTCCCCGGTTAAACCCGAACACCTTGCTCAGCTGCTGGAGCTTGTAGACAGAGAGGTTATCTCCCTAAGGGTTGCCAAGGAAGAGGTAATCCCCGAAATGGTGAAAAGCGGCAAGGAGCCCAAGCTCATAGTGGAGGAGAAGGGGCTCGTTCAGATATCGGATGAGTCGGCGCTTACAGAGGTTATAAAGAAGGTGTTTGCAAACAACGAGAAGGCGGTTAAGCAGTACAAGGAGGGCAACGAAAAGCAGAAGAAGAAGGCCGTTAAGTTCCTCATAGGTCAGGTGATGAAGGAGACCCGCGGGAAGGCGAACCCGAAGCTCTTGAACGAGCTTATTCCGAAGCTTCTTGAACAGGAGTAA
- a CDS encoding SLC13 family permease: MRKIVEVVVAEWLFFLSLSALLVTSLVFHRLPRISPDELKVVFTLFVFLVILRSLELYGVISQVAAFFERGRWVGVKLVLLTALLSMFVTNDVALITVVPVTAAMALEGKAFLVTLEAVAANAGSALSPVGNPQNLFIYYHYDLHLKEFISAIGPFSLLLVPLFLLSLKVRSVCLEPPDPPLDGRWKVAVGLFLLFLPVALKLLPLYLAFVPLLYALLFDRRLFRVDYFLLGTFIAFFGFTDNLSHGLSLRLSSGASVFWSSVGLSQVMSNVPAALFVSEFTGRWKELLWGVNVGGFGTLVASLANLIAYRIYRERVEKGKRFLVLFHAVSFLFLLLGVLLFWALEGYNKGA; this comes from the coding sequence TTGCGGAAAATAGTAGAGGTTGTAGTTGCCGAGTGGCTCTTCTTCCTTTCCCTCTCTGCCCTTTTGGTCACTTCCCTCGTTTTCCACAGGCTCCCCCGTATAAGTCCCGACGAGCTGAAAGTTGTGTTCACCCTCTTTGTGTTTCTGGTAATTTTACGCTCTTTGGAGCTCTACGGGGTGATTTCCCAGGTGGCCGCCTTTTTTGAGCGGGGGCGCTGGGTGGGAGTGAAGCTGGTTCTGCTCACCGCTTTGCTCTCTATGTTTGTGACAAACGACGTTGCCCTCATTACGGTTGTTCCGGTAACCGCCGCCATGGCCCTTGAGGGCAAAGCTTTCCTTGTTACTCTCGAGGCCGTTGCCGCAAATGCCGGTTCTGCTTTGAGCCCGGTTGGCAACCCCCAGAACTTGTTTATCTACTACCACTACGACCTGCACCTTAAGGAGTTTATCTCTGCCATAGGGCCCTTTTCCCTGCTCCTTGTTCCTCTGTTTTTGCTCTCTCTGAAGGTGAGGAGCGTCTGCCTTGAGCCTCCCGACCCGCCCCTTGACGGGCGCTGGAAGGTTGCGGTAGGGCTTTTTCTGCTTTTCCTTCCCGTGGCGTTGAAGCTCCTGCCCCTGTACTTGGCCTTTGTTCCGCTCCTTTACGCCCTTCTGTTCGACAGGAGGCTCTTTAGGGTTGACTACTTCCTCCTCGGGACCTTTATCGCCTTTTTCGGCTTTACCGACAACCTCTCCCACGGCCTCAGCCTGAGGCTTTCGTCAGGGGCTTCTGTCTTCTGGAGCTCGGTTGGCTTGAGCCAAGTTATGAGTAACGTGCCTGCCGCCCTTTTCGTTTCCGAGTTTACCGGCAGGTGGAAGGAGCTTCTGTGGGGCGTAAACGTAGGGGGCTTCGGCACCCTTGTGGCCTCCCTTGCCAACTTGATAGCCTACAGAATTTACAGGGAGAGGGTGGAAAAGGGTAAGCGGTTCCTGGTTCTGTTTCACGCTGTAAGTTTCCTCTTTCTCCTGTTGGGCGTTTTACTCTTCTGGGCCTTGGAAGGCTATAATAAAGGTGCTTAA
- a CDS encoding transglycosylase domain-containing protein, giving the protein MLRIIALLTAVLFTLPQWARASESYKEKLLPRFATTVLDRNGKVLGFFYKDKFRLYAPYSQIPKKLIYAVISAEDERFFKHGGIDPLGILRAAITDLSRGKVVQGGSTITQQLAKMIYLSPKRTIERKLKEIELARKLEKKLTKQEILELYLNYVYLSNGAYGVKAASWVLFGKRNLKDLTLAQAALLAGIIRGPEFYNPFTHPQRALKRRNYVLKRMLENGYITKAQYERAIKEPLTPLKEPNKPKTAGYALDFIKFELLKKHIIPPNRLYTGGYTVYTSIDSEIQNYAQKVLKKYRDWYAKRHKLKDLQCAGMAIDKKGRVIFIVGGSDYAETKLNRAFQTLRPIGSTAKPFTYLTAFQNGWSPLDFVSNLPIEKPMDKIDPRTGKRMWWKPQNYEHTFTPFVTVRDALIHSINVATLHLAMHFPGKIRKNLIKFEMISPKAPFDLSYILGSFPSNLYRIVRAYSAFQNNGIMREPYVVLKVKNLHGRTVYVGFPKLKKVSDPESVQILRSILQDVVKQGTARSIAYLTEHFDVAGKTGTTNDYKDAYFSGFTTSFVMSIWFGRDSYKKMWPGAAGGGVAAPPWGKIALKLCDKYKCGRFVPPYSEIVANYPPPTHFPEKEMEEIYYDQLINSLGEPQSDNETLSESLGG; this is encoded by the coding sequence ATGTTAAGAATAATAGCGCTTCTGACCGCCGTTCTCTTCACACTACCCCAGTGGGCAAGGGCCTCTGAAAGCTACAAGGAGAAGCTCCTCCCCCGGTTTGCAACAACCGTCTTAGACAGAAACGGCAAGGTTTTGGGTTTCTTCTACAAAGACAAATTCCGCCTCTACGCTCCCTACTCCCAAATACCCAAAAAACTCATCTACGCCGTCATATCGGCAGAGGACGAAAGGTTCTTCAAACACGGCGGAATAGACCCCTTGGGAATACTGAGGGCCGCAATAACCGACCTCAGCAGGGGTAAAGTGGTTCAAGGCGGAAGCACAATCACCCAACAGCTTGCAAAGATGATATACCTCTCCCCCAAAAGGACCATAGAGCGAAAGCTTAAAGAGATTGAGCTTGCGAGGAAACTGGAGAAGAAGCTGACGAAACAGGAGATACTGGAGCTATACCTCAACTACGTTTACCTCTCAAACGGAGCCTACGGGGTTAAGGCCGCCTCGTGGGTACTATTCGGCAAGAGGAACCTCAAAGACTTAACCCTCGCCCAGGCGGCACTCCTTGCAGGGATAATCAGGGGACCGGAGTTCTACAACCCCTTCACCCACCCCCAGAGGGCCCTTAAAAGGAGGAACTACGTCCTTAAAAGGATGCTGGAAAACGGCTACATAACAAAGGCCCAGTACGAAAGAGCCATAAAAGAGCCACTAACACCGCTTAAAGAGCCAAACAAACCAAAAACCGCCGGATACGCTCTCGACTTCATCAAGTTCGAGCTCTTGAAAAAACACATAATCCCTCCGAACAGACTCTACACCGGGGGCTACACCGTTTACACCTCAATAGACTCGGAAATTCAGAACTACGCCCAAAAAGTTCTAAAGAAGTACAGAGACTGGTACGCAAAGCGCCACAAACTCAAAGACCTTCAGTGTGCCGGCATGGCAATAGACAAAAAGGGGAGGGTGATATTTATAGTCGGAGGAAGTGACTACGCCGAGACCAAACTCAACAGGGCATTCCAAACCCTCAGGCCGATAGGTTCAACCGCCAAACCGTTTACCTACTTAACGGCCTTCCAAAACGGCTGGTCTCCCCTGGACTTCGTATCCAACCTCCCCATAGAGAAACCGATGGACAAGATAGACCCGAGAACCGGCAAGAGAATGTGGTGGAAACCCCAGAACTACGAGCACACGTTTACTCCCTTTGTAACCGTCAGAGACGCCCTGATTCACTCGATAAACGTGGCAACGCTCCACCTTGCAATGCACTTTCCGGGGAAAATAAGGAAAAACCTGATTAAGTTCGAGATGATAAGTCCCAAAGCCCCTTTCGACCTTTCCTACATACTGGGAAGCTTCCCCTCCAACCTCTACCGGATAGTAAGGGCCTACTCGGCCTTCCAGAACAACGGCATAATGAGGGAGCCCTACGTAGTGCTGAAAGTTAAGAACCTGCACGGCAGAACCGTTTACGTAGGCTTCCCGAAGCTGAAGAAGGTGTCCGACCCCGAGTCGGTCCAGATACTCCGCTCCATCCTGCAAGATGTTGTGAAGCAGGGAACAGCCCGTTCAATAGCCTACTTAACGGAGCACTTTGACGTTGCCGGTAAAACGGGAACCACCAACGACTACAAAGACGCCTACTTCTCGGGCTTTACAACCTCCTTTGTTATGAGCATCTGGTTCGGAAGGGACAGCTACAAGAAGATGTGGCCCGGTGCCGCAGGCGGAGGAGTTGCCGCCCCTCCGTGGGGTAAAATAGCGCTGAAGCTATGCGATAAGTATAAGTGCGGTAGGTTCGTGCCACCTTACAGCGAGATAGTGGCCAACTACCCTCCTCCTACCCACTTCCCCGAGAAGGAGATGGAGGAGATTTACTACGACCAGCTGATTAACTCCCTAGGTGAGCCGCAGAGCGACAACGAAACCCTCAGCGAAAGCTTAGGAGGCTAA
- the gyrA gene encoding DNA gyrase subunit A translates to MERIVPVPIEEEMKHSYLDYAMSVIVGRALPDVRDGLKPVHRRILYSMYQLGLMPDKPFKKSARIVGETLGKFHPHGDTAVYDALVRMAQDFSMRYPLIEGQGNFGSIDGDSAAAMRYTEARLSKIALELLKDIEKDTVDFKPNFDGSLEEPEVLPAKFPNLLVNGASGIAVGMATNIPPHNISEVCKAVQYLVDHPEATTEELMQFIKGPDFPTGAEVINPEELPKIYKKGRGSVTIRAKHTIEEVRKRSAIVITELPYQVNKADLIKKIAELVKEKKIDGIADIRDESDREGIRVVIELKRDATPQVVLNRLYKLTPLQTNFNFNMIALVNGEPKLLNLKRYLEEFIGFRREVILRRTAYLLRKAEARLHILEGLRKALENIDAVVKLVKEAPSPQEALEGLREKFELSEAQAKAILDMKLQRLTGLEREKIDQEHAALTEEANYYRFVMESDQEQRRLIKEEMAQIIEKFGDQRRTKIVSKESEIDIESMIEDEEVIIFLTHKGFVARVSAGTYRTQSRSGTGVRGIKTREGDFVKDMITASSKDYLLIFTNQGKVYWLKAYEIPKMERPSRGHSIRNFLPGMAGNEIVSRIIPVKEFSLNKDVFFVTQRGYVKRTPLKEFSNPRSTGINAINLEPGDRLVYVGLVSDKDNIILISKNGRAIKFPVADVRQMGRNARGVRGILLDPDDSVVAAAVVEPEDRFLLIVTEKGYGKRVEIEEFHLQRRGGKGLIAAKLSEKTGKVADATTLKDDEPIILVSKKGKIIRVKSADIPVYGRHTRGVRIQKLAEDDAVVSVSKVTEAEEEND, encoded by the coding sequence GTGGAGAGGATTGTCCCCGTTCCAATAGAAGAGGAGATGAAACACTCCTACCTCGATTACGCCATGAGCGTAATCGTAGGTAGGGCACTGCCCGACGTAAGAGACGGTTTGAAGCCGGTCCACAGGAGAATCCTCTACTCGATGTACCAGCTCGGTCTTATGCCCGACAAGCCCTTCAAAAAGAGCGCGAGGATTGTCGGCGAAACCTTGGGTAAGTTCCACCCCCACGGAGATACGGCCGTTTACGACGCCTTAGTGAGAATGGCCCAGGACTTCTCTATGAGGTACCCCCTCATAGAGGGGCAGGGGAACTTCGGTTCGATAGACGGCGACTCGGCCGCCGCAATGCGTTACACCGAAGCGAGGCTATCAAAAATAGCCCTTGAGCTTTTAAAGGACATAGAGAAAGACACCGTTGACTTTAAGCCCAACTTCGACGGCTCCCTTGAAGAGCCGGAAGTTCTGCCGGCGAAGTTCCCGAACCTCCTCGTAAACGGAGCTTCGGGTATAGCCGTAGGTATGGCAACAAACATCCCTCCCCACAACATCAGCGAGGTATGCAAGGCCGTCCAGTACCTTGTAGACCACCCCGAAGCGACAACCGAGGAGCTGATGCAGTTTATAAAGGGCCCCGACTTTCCCACCGGGGCCGAGGTAATTAACCCCGAGGAGCTCCCCAAAATCTACAAAAAGGGGAGGGGCAGCGTAACCATAAGGGCGAAACACACCATAGAGGAGGTGCGTAAACGTTCGGCGATAGTTATAACCGAGCTTCCCTACCAGGTTAACAAGGCAGACCTCATAAAGAAAATAGCGGAGCTCGTTAAGGAGAAGAAGATAGACGGCATAGCCGACATAAGAGACGAATCGGACAGAGAGGGCATCCGGGTTGTTATAGAGCTCAAAAGGGACGCAACCCCTCAGGTGGTCCTCAACAGGCTCTACAAGCTCACCCCGCTGCAGACCAACTTCAACTTCAACATGATTGCCCTTGTTAATGGGGAGCCGAAGCTCTTAAACCTCAAGCGCTACCTTGAAGAGTTCATCGGCTTCAGGCGGGAGGTCATACTGAGGAGAACCGCCTACCTGCTGAGGAAGGCCGAAGCGAGACTCCACATATTAGAAGGGCTCAGGAAGGCCCTCGAGAACATAGACGCAGTTGTAAAGCTGGTTAAAGAAGCCCCCTCTCCCCAGGAGGCACTCGAGGGGCTCAGGGAGAAGTTCGAACTATCGGAAGCTCAGGCAAAGGCCATTTTAGATATGAAACTCCAGCGGCTTACCGGCTTAGAGCGAGAGAAAATAGACCAAGAGCACGCCGCCCTTACAGAAGAGGCCAACTACTACAGGTTCGTTATGGAAAGCGACCAAGAGCAGCGCAGACTCATAAAAGAGGAAATGGCCCAAATAATAGAGAAGTTCGGAGACCAAAGGAGAACAAAAATAGTCTCCAAAGAGAGCGAAATAGACATAGAATCGATGATAGAAGACGAAGAGGTGATAATCTTCCTAACCCATAAAGGGTTCGTAGCAAGGGTCTCTGCCGGCACCTACAGAACCCAAAGCAGGAGCGGAACCGGTGTAAGGGGAATAAAAACCCGAGAAGGCGACTTCGTTAAAGACATGATAACCGCCTCCTCTAAGGACTACCTGCTGATATTCACAAACCAGGGTAAAGTCTACTGGCTGAAGGCATACGAAATACCCAAAATGGAAAGGCCCTCAAGAGGCCACTCCATAAGGAACTTCCTACCCGGAATGGCGGGCAACGAAATAGTATCCCGAATAATCCCAGTAAAAGAGTTCTCACTGAACAAAGACGTCTTCTTCGTGACCCAAAGGGGGTACGTGAAGAGAACCCCTCTTAAAGAGTTTTCAAATCCGCGCTCCACAGGCATCAACGCAATCAACCTTGAACCCGGAGACAGACTCGTTTACGTAGGACTCGTAAGCGACAAAGACAACATAATACTCATCTCCAAAAACGGCAGGGCAATAAAATTCCCGGTAGCAGACGTCAGACAGATGGGAAGAAACGCCAGGGGCGTAAGGGGAATACTACTCGACCCCGACGACTCCGTAGTTGCCGCCGCAGTTGTTGAACCAGAAGACCGCTTCCTGCTGATAGTAACCGAGAAAGGCTACGGCAAGCGAGTTGAAATAGAGGAGTTTCACCTGCAACGCAGGGGCGGCAAGGGCCTCATAGCCGCAAAACTCTCCGAGAAAACCGGCAAAGTGGCCGACGCCACAACACTGAAAGACGACGAACCCATAATACTCGTTTCAAAGAAGGGCAAAATCATCAGGGTAAAAAGCGCCGACATACCGGTTTACGGCAGGCACACAAGGGGAGTAAGAATCCAAAAACTGGCCGAAGACGATGCGGTAGTATCGGTATCTAAAGTAACCGAGGCGGAGGAGGAAAATGATTGA
- the serS gene encoding serine--tRNA ligase — MIDIKALRREPEKFKELLSRRDPLYASMVDELLAVDAERRALITEAENLKARRNKLSKEIGKLFKEGRREEALKLKAEVEEISEKLVKVERELAEVEKKFNRLILSIPNPPHPSVPVGEDENDNVVVRVWGEKPKFDFTPVPHWDIAKSLDILDFERATKLAGSRFVVYKKWGAKLERALINFMLDLHTTEHGYQEIIPPFLVNTKTMTGTGQLPKFEEDLYKIEGEDLWLIPTAEVPLTNLHANEILPEKALPIYYTAYTPCFRKEAGAHGRDVRGIMRLHQFNKVELVKIVHPETSYDELEKLVKEAEKVLQLLGLHYRVVELCTGDLGFSAAKTYDIEVWIPSQERYREISSCSNCEDFQARRAKIRFRDKEGKTQLVHTLNGSGLAVGRTVIAILEQFQQKDGSVKVPEVLQDYLKTKVITPE, encoded by the coding sequence ATGATTGACATAAAGGCTCTAAGGAGAGAACCGGAGAAGTTCAAAGAGCTCCTCTCAAGGAGAGACCCCCTATACGCCTCAATGGTAGACGAACTGCTCGCCGTAGATGCCGAGAGAAGGGCCCTGATAACAGAAGCAGAGAACTTGAAGGCGAGGAGGAACAAGCTTTCAAAGGAGATAGGAAAGCTCTTTAAAGAGGGCAGAAGAGAAGAGGCCCTCAAACTCAAAGCAGAGGTAGAGGAGATATCGGAAAAACTCGTTAAAGTAGAGAGAGAGCTCGCCGAGGTCGAGAAAAAGTTCAACAGACTCATACTCTCCATACCGAACCCTCCTCACCCTTCCGTCCCCGTAGGGGAAGACGAAAACGACAACGTAGTGGTAAGAGTGTGGGGAGAGAAACCCAAATTTGACTTCACGCCCGTTCCCCACTGGGACATAGCAAAATCCCTCGACATACTCGACTTCGAAAGGGCAACAAAGCTGGCAGGTTCAAGGTTTGTGGTCTATAAAAAGTGGGGAGCGAAACTGGAAAGGGCCCTGATAAACTTCATGCTCGACCTCCACACAACGGAGCACGGCTACCAGGAGATAATTCCTCCCTTCCTCGTCAACACAAAAACGATGACCGGAACTGGCCAGCTTCCCAAGTTCGAAGAGGACCTCTACAAAATAGAGGGCGAAGACCTGTGGCTGATACCGACTGCGGAAGTCCCCCTTACCAACCTACACGCCAACGAAATACTGCCCGAAAAAGCCCTTCCCATCTACTACACCGCCTACACGCCGTGCTTCAGAAAAGAGGCGGGAGCCCACGGAAGAGACGTAAGGGGAATAATGAGACTCCACCAGTTCAACAAAGTCGAACTGGTGAAAATCGTTCACCCCGAAACGAGCTACGACGAACTCGAAAAACTCGTAAAAGAGGCAGAAAAGGTCCTACAGCTCCTCGGACTCCACTACAGGGTTGTGGAGCTCTGCACCGGAGACTTGGGGTTCTCCGCTGCGAAAACTTACGACATAGAGGTCTGGATACCCTCTCAGGAGAGGTACAGGGAAATCTCCTCCTGCTCAAACTGCGAAGACTTCCAAGCAAGAAGGGCAAAAATAAGGTTCAGGGACAAAGAGGGAAAAACCCAACTCGTTCATACATTAAACGGTTCCGGCCTTGCCGTTGGGAGAACGGTTATAGCAATTCTGGAACAGTTCCAACAGAAGGACGGAAGCGTGAAAGTTCCAGAAGTTCTGCAAGACTACCTCAAAACCAAAGTAATCACTCCGGAGTAG
- a CDS encoding pilus assembly FimT family protein produces MRKGLTVIEILVALVLAGAVLALAYLKYHSWEKRVSVENDTRRIYSLVELQRTKSFTEKIPAKIVVSGTQVTVEEQTSSGTYAVVKVIHLKNPFSGTIEIDEKGLPNNTSIIYLGDLSVDAKYSCIKSDGVRVRMGKTVLSSGKRVCE; encoded by the coding sequence ATGAGGAAAGGGCTAACAGTTATAGAAATTCTGGTGGCTCTTGTACTTGCCGGGGCCGTATTGGCCCTGGCCTACCTTAAGTACCACTCTTGGGAGAAGAGAGTAAGTGTAGAAAACGATACCCGTCGTATTTACTCGCTGGTTGAGCTTCAAAGGACCAAGTCTTTTACCGAGAAGATTCCTGCCAAGATTGTTGTTTCGGGTACTCAGGTAACGGTTGAGGAGCAAACCTCCTCGGGTACCTATGCAGTTGTTAAAGTAATTCATTTGAAAAATCCTTTCTCCGGTACTATAGAAATAGATGAGAAGGGGTTACCCAACAACACCTCAATAATTTACCTGGGGGACCTCTCGGTAGACGCCAAGTACAGCTGTATTAAGAGCGACGGTGTAAGGGTGAGAATGGGGAAAACGGTTCTTAGTTCGGGGAAACGGGTATGCGAATAG